A stretch of DNA from Candidatus Omnitrophota bacterium:
ATCGAGGATGCCATAAAGCAAGGGATACTTTTCTTTAATGCCGAGTCATTGCCGGAGCTGGAGAACATCAACCGGATCGCCAAGAGGTTGAATAAATTCACCAATGTGGCCTTAAGGATCAACCCGGATGTCGAGCCTAAGACGCATAAATATATAACTACCGGCAAGCTGACCAATAAATTCGGGATCGATTTTGACACCGCCGCCGGGATATTGAAGATGGCGGATAAGTTCTTCTACGCCAGGATCAAGGGCCTGCATATCCATATCGGCTCCCAGATTACCGAAGGGGATTCTTTTGTCGCGGCGATCAAGAAGGTCACCGCGTTTATCTCTGCTCAGCGGGATAAGGGGCTGAAACTGGAATATCTGAACATCGGCGGCGGCCTGGGCATAGTTTATAACAATGAGGCCCCGCAGACCGCTGATCAGTTTGCCCGTAAGGTCATACCGATCTTAAAAAAAAGCGGGTTGAAGATCATTATGGAACCGGGCAGGTTCATTATCGGCTCAGCCGCGGCCTTGGTGGTCAAGACCCTTTACGTGAAGAAGACCCCGCTTAAGAAATTTGTGATTCAAGATGGGGGAATGAACGATTTGATCCGCCCGGCGCTATATGAGGCGCATCATGAGATCTGGCCGTTGGCC
This window harbors:
- the lysA gene encoding diaminopimelate decarboxylase, giving the protein MHDFRYKNGQLYCEDVRIKDLADKFGTPLYVYSYNTFTAHFLKLKKAFCDVNPLICYSVKANSNLSILKALVAKGAGLDIVSGGELFRAIKAGCPAQKIVYASVGKTDKEIEDAIKQGILFFNAESLPELENINRIAKRLNKFTNVALRINPDVEPKTHKYITTGKLTNKFGIDFDTAAGILKMADKFFYARIKGLHIHIGSQITEGDSFVAAIKKVTAFISAQRDKGLKLEYLNIGGGLGIVYNNEAPQTADQFARKVIPILKKSGLKIIMEPGRFIIGSAAALVVKTLYVKKTPLKKFVIQDGGMNDLIRPALYEAHHEIWPLAKSQAKKSKVDVVGPICESGDFFAKDRNIPEVSAGDLLAVMCSGAYGFSMASNYNSRRRPAEVLVSCKKTMLIRRRETYNDLVHNEVIASKFE